The Suncus etruscus isolate mSunEtr1 chromosome 7, mSunEtr1.pri.cur, whole genome shotgun sequence genome includes a window with the following:
- the EEF1A1 gene encoding elongation factor 1-alpha 1 encodes MGKEKTHINIVVIGHVDSGKSTTTGHLIYKCGGIDKRTIEKFEKEAAEMGKGSFKYAWVLDKLKAERERGITIDISLWKFETSKYYVTIIDAPGHRDFIKNMITGTSQADCAVLIVAAGVGEFEAGISKNGQTREHALLAYTLGVKQLIVGVNKMDSTEPPYSQKRYEEIVKEVSTYIKKIGYNPDTVAFVPISGWNGDNMLEPSANMPWFKGWKVTRKDGSASGTTLLEALDCILPPTRPTDKPLRLPLQDVYKIGGIGTVPVGRVETGVLKPGMVVTFAPVNVTTEVKSVEMHHEALSEALPGDNVGFNVKNVSVKDVRRGNVAGDSKNDPPMEAAGFTAQVIILNHPGQISAGYAPVLDCHTAHIACKFAELKEKIDRRSGKKLEDGPKFLKSGDAAIVDMVPGKPMCVESFSDYPPLGRFAVRDMRQTVAVGVIKAVDKKAAGAGKVTKSAQKAQKAK; translated from the exons atgggaaaggaaaagACCCACATCAACATCGTCGTCATCGGCCACGTCGACTCGGGCAAGTCCACCACCACCGGCCATCTGATCTACAAATGTGGCGGCATTGACAAGAGGACCATCGAGAAATTCGAGAAGGAGGCCGCCGag ATGGGAAAGGGCTCCTTCAAGTATGCCTGGGTCTTGGATAAGCTGAAAGCTGAGCGTGAACGTGGTATCACCATTGATATCTCCCTGTGGAAGTTTGAGACTAGCAAGTATTACGTGACCATCATTGATGCCCCAGGACACAGAGACTTCATCAAGAACATGATTACAGGCACTTCTCAG gcTGACTGTGCTGTCCTGATTGTTGCTGCTGGAGTTGGTGAATTCGAGGCTGGTATCTCCAAAAATGGGCAGACCCGCGAGCATGCCCTTCTGGCTTACACACTAGGTGTGAAGCAGCTTATTGTTGGTGTTAACAAAATGGATTCCACTGAGCCACCCTACAGCCAGAAGAGATACGAGGAAATTGTTAAGGAAGTTAGCACCTACATTAAGAAAATCGGCTACAACCCAGATACCGTAGCATTTGTGCCAATTTCTGGTTGGAACGGTGACAATATGCTGGAGCCAAGTGCTAAC ATGCCATGGTTCAAAGGATGGAAAGTCACCCGTAAAGATGGCAGTGCCAGTGGAACCACACTTCTTGAAGCCCTGGATTGCATCCTGCCACCCACTCGCCCAACTGACAAGCCCCTGCGCCTGCCCCTCCAGGATGTGTACAAGATTGGAG GTATTGGTACTGTCCCTGTGGGCCGAGTTGAGACTGGTGTTCTCAAACCTGGCATGGTGGTCACATTTGCTCCAGTCAACGTTACAACTGAAGTTAAGTCTGTTGAAATGCACCATGAAGCTCTTAGTGAAGCACTTCCTGGGGACAACGTGGGTTTCAATGTCAAGAACGTATCTGTTAAGGATGTTCGTCGTGGCAATGTGGCTGGTGACAGCAAAAATGACCCTCCAATGGAAGCAGCAGGCTTCACTGCTCAG GTGATTATCCTGAACCATCCAGGTCAAATCAGTGCTGGCTATGCACCTGTGCTGGATTGTCACACAGCCCACATTGCTTGCAAGTTTGCTGAGCTGAAGGAGAAGATTGATCGTCGTTCTGGGAAAAAGCTGGAAGATGGCCCTAAATTCCTGAAGTCTGGTGATGCTGCCATTGTTGATATGGTGCCTGGCAAGCCCATGTGTGTGGAGAGCTTCTCTGACTACCCTCCCCTGG GTCGTTTTGCTGTTCGTGACATGAGACAGACTGTTGCTGTGGGTGTCATCAAAGCAGTGGACAAGAAGGCAGCTGGAGCTGGCAAGGTTACAAAGTCAGCCCAGAAGGCTCAGAAGGCTAAATGA